The genome window aaaaatacattttcaattaagatgacacttatacatgtgaaatatacataaaaatatatatcttaaatttaattaagatggcatataaatatacataaaaaatacatcctgaattaaaacggcatttgacatataaaatatatttgaagtgtacattaaaaatacatcttaacataagatggcacttcacaaataactatacaaaaattatatacataaaaatacattttgaattaaagtgttacttgatatacaaagtataaaagacgtataaatcaatatattttgaatttaggtggcattcacatatgtatcagattttaaaaaatggagtgaagaagatgaatgttggaaagGGAGAATTGAGATGGACAAAAAAAGTACTTCCTGTGATTAGTGAGTCAATTAACTTATTAAATATtgagcttaatttttataatatactAATAATAAAAAAATGTGCTCTTTATTAAATAAGCAATAAGTGatgctattttttaaaataataattaaaaaaaggaTCAAAGGTGTAAAAAAGTTCTATGTAGATACTATAATTCATTATTTGAGTTATTCACAATTTTTAATGTAAAAGAATTTTGAGAGTCGCTAATTAGTGAATTTGAAATACAAGGGACTATTGGGCGAGCGCCTGGCGTTCCATAGTGCAGAAAAATCTTCTAATTCCACAAGATCCAATATTAGCTCACTGTCCTTTCAGCTTAATTTAAACAACAAGATGAAGGACAAAGGTGTGTCCATTATGATGACATAAATCTTAGTAGATCTTTCTATTGTAAAAACACCAGATTCCCTATTGGTAACACCACAATTTCTGGCTTTTAATCAAGGTCACGGGAAAGAAGCCCATAAGAGTTGGATGCTGGAGATTAATCAGAAAATGCTTTGGGATGCCGCATTTAAGGCGGTTTCAAATGGGTCTAAGGCGGTTTTTTTGGGGTCAATGTGGCGACCCGAATCAGGTACAAGACACAATTTTTGTTGTAAACAATAATATACTTACTTGTTTTGTCATTCTTACTTTCTCTTTGGTTAGTTACTTGTTTGTAATGTACAAACTATTTAGTTAGTGCAAAAGCAGGGAATTTGAACTTTAtgagtttgtgtttgaagttcTATCACAGACTAATTCATTTACTGAGTTTGAAATATATTATTGTACTCATTTAGTGGGTTTTTTACCGCATTTACAGAGGTTGAGCCAAAACTGTTGAGTTCGGATGAATCCGTATCTTGTACACTGCATCCGCCCCTAAGTTACTGTTAATCTTCGCTTTCCTTTCTTTTGAGCTGGCTTGTTTTACGTAGTAACCTAATTATCTTTATTCTTGGATATGATAATTTTTCTTTTACGTACTTGTATGATTAGTTTATTCTTAGCGGATGCTATGAAAGCCAAAATGTGATGCCATTTGCCTAAAGGAAAAGAATATGATGTTGATCTCACCCTGTCGTTCTGCAGTTGACAACACTTCTGAATATAAATTAGTTGTATGATTGATCCCATCTTTATGGATTTCGTTTTTCATCGTTCTACATTTGAAGTTTTTGAGAATTGAAGTGGAAGGAGATTTGAGTTGCTATTAAGATTGTTCAACCAGATGAAATAATTTAGCGGAGTAACATTTATTGGAAGAAATACATGAAATGGAATCAAAATATTCAGTGGAAAAGTACCCTATCTCAAATTTACAATAATGGTGGCAAGTGTTGCATAAGACAAGCTCCTTTATATGAGACACTACTATCATGTTTTTGAAGTTTACCTGTAAGGAGAGTTTCCCCCTTGCAATTTTACCAGAGAATAATATGAGCCATTTTTTCCTATAGAAAGTAGATCTGAATGCGAGCCTTGCTCTGCAACTATTCCATCCTTGATGACAGCAATAGAAGTAGCTTTCTGTATAGTGGACAGGCGGTGAGCCACAACAATGCATGTTCGACCAACCATCATCTTCTCTAGTGCTTCTTGGATTGCGCTTTCAGATACAGTGTCAAGAGCACTAGTTGCTTCATCTAACAGCAGGATTTTTGGGTTCTTGAGTATTGCTCGGGCAATGGCTATTCTTTGTTTCTGACCTCCTGATAGCTGCACTCCCCTTTGTCCACATTGAGTTTCATATCCATCATTCATCCCACTGATCACAAAAGTAAGCGAATTAATGGTAAGTTTATAGTTTGTGCAATAGCTTTGTTTAGCAAATGTCCTTTGATATTTGAAATTTGTTATGCAGCTGAAAGaacttcaaaacttcaaataAATTTGTGATGATATGGATAGCTGACCTTATAAACTCATGAGCATTAGCAAGCACTGCTGCCTTTCTTATCTCAGATTCCTTGGCGTTCTCTTTTCCATAGGCAATGTTCTCATAGATAGTTCCTGCAAAGAGAGTTGGTTCCTGGCTAACTAATGCAATACTTTTCCTCAGCGATCTCAAGTTGTAGTCTTTTATATCCTTTTCGTCGATATAGACTGATCCTTTATCTGAATCATAAAATCTTTCAATAAGCCCAATTATAGTTGATTTTCCACAACCACTTTGTCCAACTAATGCTACTGTTGTTCCTGCACTTATCTCGAGGCTTAATCCTCTAAAAATCAGCTGGTCTGGTCTTGATGGGTAAGCAAAGAATACTCTTTTCAGCTCCACATGTCCCCTTATTTGTGTTCTCATTGCATCTATTGCTGACGAATGATCTGGATTAATCTCGGTGTTTCTATCGAGGATTGCAAAGACTGAACCCACGGCGTTACTTCCCCTAGATATATCTTTTGTCATGCTTCCTGCCTCAGCAATTGTATACGCAGTGAAAAGCAGTGCTAGAAATGCTTGAAAAAGTTTCTCAGGGGATATTTCCCCTTGTGACAATAGCTTCCCACCATACCAGTATGCTAAAGCTGTAGAAGCTGCAGCTAGGAATTGAGAGCTACACAGACCTACACCGGCGTACCAAGATTGTCGGATGCTTTCCTTCCTAGGACCTTCTAATGTGGCTTTAAAGAGCCCTACTATCCTTCTCTGAGATGAGAAAGCAGTTATAGTTCTATGATTAATAACAGCTTCACTTGCTAATTGGCTTCCTTCCCTTTGAGCTTTCTGTGCTTTACCAGACATACTTTTCATCAGAACACTTCTCCCGTAAAAGCTTCCAATGAGCAAGGGTTGAGCTGCCATCATCACTAGGGCCAGCTTCCATGTTAGGAAAAGTCCTAATGTATAAGCAAATGTAGCAGCAAAGAATGCTTGAGCTAGCAGTGACATGCGGTCTCCCACAAGGGAACGAACCATGTTTGCTTCAGTTGATAGCCGGGCACATATGGCTGCACTCATGTTCTCATCTTGATCAAACCATCCTATCTCAAAGGTCATGAGTTTAGCAAGCAGCTTCTCCCTTATCCTTCTGGTTAGCTTTTCTCCCATGACAGCAAAATTATAGTGTTGGAGAAGATTTGTGAAGAAGTTGAAAACAGCAAGACCGGTGAATACAAAAGAATAGACCCTTGCGTGGGATTGGATGGAGGATTTATCAGTCCGGAAATAAACAGATATAACTGCCCCAACACAGTAGGCATTTATTGGCTGAACAGCTCCCGAACCTATCGCTCCTATGCATCCAAGCAAGGCTCTGCCCCACTCGGGAGCATTCATTTGCAGTAACCGCAATTGTGAAGGTGCTCGATAAACCTCTTTTGTGAAATGGCTATCATCACTTTCATAGGATTCTTCAAACTGAACGGAGTAAGGAGCTGAGAATGGTGCACTTCGGGAAAATGCTGGGCTAAACGGGTACATAACAGGTGTAGCGGCTGCACTGGAGATCATGTTGAATGGACTTTGTGGGGTAGTACCCTTTCGATAGCTACTTCTTCCTCCAGTCTTTTGGCTAGGGGTATTGGCGACGTCGTTTAATGTGGCTAGTTGCTGCAACTGCACCATTTTGTAGTACTCTCCACCTTCCCCATCAGTCATTTGCATTAGCTCTTCATGTGTCCCGGACTCGATTACTCTCCCTTGTTGAAGAACCACTATCCTATTTGCCATTCTAATGGTGGATAGGCGGTGAGCTATGACGATTGCAGTTCTTCCCATAGACGCATGATCGAGGGCTTCTTGTACCACTCTTTCAGACTCTGAATCAAGTGCACTTGTTGCTTCATCAAGCAGCAGGACTTTTGGGTCTCTTATCAAAGCTCTCGCTATGGCTATTCGCTGCTTTTGTCCTCCAGATAACTGCAGCCCAAATTGACCAACCTGCAATATTTGAAGGGGTCAATTTCAACTATACGATAGAGTGATAAACCACAGGAAGACTTCAGTAAGGATGCGCTTTTCTGTTTTCTGCAGGTGAGAAAACAAGGTACACTATTAGGATAACCATCACTAAGATTCTTTTGGTCGTGGTTAAGTATTTTGTCCTTCAAATTTGCAGATCTATATAGAGATAAAAAGCAAGATCAATTATTGGAGCAAGGCTCTGGTACCTGAGTTTCATATGCATCTGGTAACTTGATAATAAAGTCATGAGCATTTGCAGCTTTAGCTGCCTTCTCCACTTCTTCCATGGTTGTTCCCTCCTTTCCAAATAATATGTTCTCTTTTATGGTTGTTGCAAAGAGGATCGGTTCTTGATTAACCAAACCCATTTGGGACCTCAGCCATTTAAGATGGAGTTTCTTTATCTTGTGTCCATCCAAGGAAATATCACCTTCAATGGGGTCATAGAATCTTTGAAGCAACGAAATTATGGTGGATTTCCCAGAACCACTACCCCCAACAAGTCCTGTAGTTTTTCCAGGCGAAATTCTAAGATTCAGGCCTTGCAAGATAGGCGTATCGGGCCTTGAGGGGTAATTGAAGTACACACCATTGAATTCAATTTCTCCTCTTACATATGACAATGCTTTCCCCTTCTTATCTTCAGTGTCAATTGCTGGATGTCTATCAATCATCTCTGTTATCCGAATAGCAGCAGACTTTGCCTCTGTGATTGCTGTAAGATTTGGAAGAGCGGACAAAATATTTCTGCAAGAATGTAGCAGTTTAATTAACATCATTTCCAGCAACATATAGAGACTAAAAGCATTATAATTAAGGTAAGAAAACTTACAATCCTCCCATAAGAACATTGAAACCTGCTACAAATACATCACCACCTTTCTCTCCATGTTTGCTGACTAGAATCGATCCAAGCCATGCCTGAAAAGCCCAGCTAATATAAACCATTCCCAAGCTTCCCAGCAACAGCCCTCTAGCAAAGCCTTGCTTGATTCCTAATTCCATAACTTTCTGCAGCGATTGACTGAACTTATCGAGAGTTTGGTTCTCAGCTACATAAGAATATAGTGTTCTTATAGAAGAGATAGCTTGTTCTGCTATTCCTCCAGCAACTCCATAGGACTCTATCATCTGCATTCCCACGTTCATCATCATTGTCCCAAATCCAAGTCCTGGGATGATGAACATTAAGGTGAATGGTATCGCGGCCAATGTGATCTTCCATGATAACACAAACGCAAAGATGTGGCAGAACAAGAAGGATGACATGTAAGCCAGGCAATCAGGTATCTGCATCGAAGCACAATCCACCATATATTATGCAATGGCATGAACTAATGATATGTAAGCAACACAACAACCAGTTTCAATTCCCACTTCTATatgttatgaaatttgtaagatcAAGGGAAGAAGCGCGGGTGGCATGGACTAGAAGGAGTTTGAGTTCTATGCTAACCTAAATTACTAGCAAGTAACTTGCTATACCAAAGATCACACTGATGATGTAGAGCAATACTTTATATATCTTAAATCCAATAGAGGATATACCTTCTCGCCTATGGTCACTTGAATCGTAGTTGAATCAGCTGAGACAGTTGAAATCACTTGATAAGTAGTGGAAGACTCAGCTGCCTGTGTGTCAAAAAATCCAACTTCCTGCCTCAGTACAGATTTTAGATACTCTAATCTCATACGAGATGTTTGTCTTTCAGCAGTTCTTGCCCAACATAATCCTTCTGCAAAAGTTTCAACTTATGTACATATGATCTTTGGTGATACAGTACAATCAAGATAAAGTAGAAATTCTCTATACATATGCACACCAGTTTAGAAAGTGATCAAGTGTTAAAGAGAGGGGCACTACTAGATGATTAGCCTTCACTTACCAACAAAAGCAGACAGTCCAACTCCAATTGCGACATAGAGTAGCCATAGAGAATACTGCAATAATATGAAAAGAAAACAGttacccaaaaaagaaaaaagagggaATATTATAAGGTTTTACTTCTTACTTCTAGTTGATATGCATGTTTAGAAGTGAATAGCACAGTTAATTACGAGGAAACTCAAGTTCATTATTGTCTCACCTTGTTCACGATATGCATAGAAACTGAACTACTTAGGTTTCCATAATCATTAATCACTTCACTAAGCACAAACATCATTAGAGGAATCTGCAGACCATCTCCCATACTTCCTAAAGTCCCGAAGAACATTAACAACTTGTCTGTTTTATCAGCAAATCTAAACATTCCTCCTTTATTATTCCCCATTATTTCTTATGGTTCCCTTCAAGAGGGTTCAGCACCTTTTAGAACACGCAATAAATGTACAATCCCTACACGTAAactagcttttatatatatatatatatatatatatatatatatatatatatatatatatatatatatatatatcctggtCTTTTATACTTGGCTAGTTATGTTGCAGGCCGTAGGCGGATATTAGCTATTGGAAGTATGCGATAGTAGCCGGCTTGTAATTGGTTGTCAGCCTTAGCTTTACAATGTGTGTTGGTTTTATGAGACTTGACAATTCCGCCAGGACAATGATTGCTTCTCCTTGTTTTAATTTCACTTAGTGTGTGCTTGGTATGAActatgaaggaaaatattattCGAAATAATCTTTATTTCCTTTCACACTCTTTAAGAATTAGAGAGGTAGGAGGCTTTCCTTTGTTATAGAAATAATATATCAAATGCACTATTAAAGAAAAAAGAACTTTTCCCCCTTTTtaatggaaaaatattttttggtgtTTATTTGCCAAGAAATGACTTATATTCTGAAAACTACTTTGTGTACCAAAAACGCAGTTGTATTTCTTTGATATTTATCATGATAGGTTAGAACTCTCAAAGTAAGGCTATGTTGAGTAAGATGCGTGGTTAGACGGTTAGACAAAGTGGTGTTAGATCCTGATAACAATGTTCCGGTGATTATTAAGAAGGAAGTAGGTTTTATATTTTAAAAGTGACTTGGATTCTTAGAAGTTAGAACTTGGCCACACTAATTAACGTATTGTTTTGACTCAAAATAATTCTCGAAACGTCATTTGTAATAAAATTATATCTAGGATCACTGTCCGTCACtgtcaatatatatatgtatattacaCATATATTGACAATATATATGTAATTATATGACTTCATCTTTGCCCAATTGAGATGCGATCTTAGAATGTCGCCAATTGTTTTTTATGACGACTCAGCTGGCCAATTTTAGATCGCTTCTTGTTGGGTATGGCAGAAAACAAAAGATGCTGGAATTAAAGAGTACTAACTTGTACTTGTCAGCTACTCCCTCCCTCTAACAAAAGGTCTTGTATTTTTGGTCAGTCCCAAACTCCCAATTGTCCAAACTTCTCTTTAAAAAGAAGTTTTATACATTCCACTGTCAATATAACATTTCTTCTATTCTAGTTTTTAACGTTTTTTAGTTCTACTTTATATATGACAGTGGTTTTATTTTGAGACGTCCAAACAAGGAGTATACAACAAATAATTTAACAGATTAAAATTTAATCTTTGTTATGAGTTTTTTTACGAGtcatttacttaaatgtcatctAAGACatggaaataatataataaaatcacttttgttatgaaataaaagcaatttagtaaaacatgaacaagaaatggagatagagagaaggaagagattttattTCTCCTTCAATTGTGTGTTCTTTCCATCTATTACaatgcctttatataggcatgaaaaatgaagaaatatttcattgaatatgtcattaagcatttgagaggaagatcatggaggaagatagatatccaccataatttcttataacactcccccttggatgtctatacataatgtacctcgttaaaaccttattagaaaaaaaatcctagtgaaggaaaaagagtacacatgtttagaaatacgctatttgggttgcctcattaaaaaccttgcaaggaaaacccagtgggacaaaaccttataaggaaaaaagagtacactgcgtattaactccccctgatgagagcatcaattcacatccttgagcctttgcatcccaatcttgtacactagtttcttgaaggttgacgtcggtagagatttggtgaacaaatcagccatattatcacttgaacggatctgttgcacattgatattaccattcttttgaagatcatgtgtgaaaaaaaataactttggtgaaatgtgctttgtcataTCTCCTTTAATGAATCCTCCATTCAATTGagctatgcatgttgcattgtcttcatacaaaattgtgggtagtttgtcatacTTCGaaccatatttgtctcgaataaggtgtattatagacctcaaccacacacattctcgacttgcttcatgaatagcaattatttcagcatgattagatgaagtagccacgattgattgcttagtcgatcgccaagatatgacagtgcctccacatgtaaaagcatagcctgtttgagatcgagccttgtgtagGTCAGATAAATATCCAACATCgtcataaccaacaagatcgagaCTGCAATCGTTGCCACAAAATAAGCCCATAtcagtagtcccttttagataccgcaatatgtgtttaatTCCATTTCAATGTCTCATTGTaagagcagagctatatcttgctaagacattaactgaaaaagttatgtcaggccttgtggtgttagcaagatacattagtgcaccaattgcactaagatatgatacttcaggaccaagaggttcttcattcttttcttgaggttggaacgggtccttattcacatcaagtgatcgaacaatcatcgGAGTCCTTAATGGATGTactccatccatgtaaaaccgtttcaataccttttctatgtaggcagattgatgaacaaaagtcatgtttgccaaatgttcaatttgcaaaccaagacataattttgtcttttcgagatctttcatctcgaattccttctttaaataattaattgccttttggagttatGTAGGAGTTCTAATAAgttttatgtcatcaacatatacaacaagtacaacaaactccgatgttgttttctttataaaaatacaaggacaaatggcatcatttatatagcattcctttaataaatactcattaaGGCGGTTATACCATATTCTTCTTGATTggtttagaccatacaaagatctttgcaatttgattgaaaacatTTTCCGGGACTTTTGAATTATGTGCGTcgggcattttaaatccctcaaaaaatttcatgtatatctcattatcaagtgagccataaaggtaggctgtaaccacatccattaaatgcatgtcaggcttttcatggacaacaaaactaatgagataacggaacGTTATAGCATCAATAGCAGgagaatatgtttcttcataatcgacaccaggcctttgtgaaaatctttgtgcaacaaggcgtgacTTATATTTTTGtatctcatttttctcattccttttacgtaggaagacccatttatagccaacaggtttAACATtgttaggtgtttggactacaaaCCTAAAAAtttcacgtttcgcaagtgaatccaacttagattggattgcttcttgccattttggccaatcacgtttttgtcgacattctccaacagattgaggttcaagatcctcattatcttgcataatgctagatgcaacattgtatgcaaagacataatctACCATtatattcaatcgattcaaatCCGTCTCAATACCGATTGGGTTTATTGATAGTTTCTTATTTCTTGAGTCTCAGTCTCAGTGATTTCCTCATGAATCTCAGGATTTGTTAAATCATCGGTTTCTTTATGAGACTCattcgtagtgtcatcttgataatttatttttctttttctaggatttcgatccttagaacccaatggtctgccacgctttaagcgtgcttttgactcattagctatgacactagaagattgtccaacagggatatcaatacggattggaacattttctgcagggatatgtgatttcgttatccttttcagatccgtaaatgcgtttggcatttgatttgctattttctgcaaatagataatcttttgcacctctttttcataaatagaggcatgtggatcaagatgagacaatgatgaattttttcacaaaatttctcgtttgatttcaccaatttctcTCCCTAATTTTGGTAAAAAAGgcctcatcgaatcgacaatctgcaaatcgagcagtgaataaatctcccgttaatgtttcgaggtagcgaataatggagggcgattcaaacccaacatatattcctaatcatctttggggacccatcttggtgcgataAGGCTGTGCTACAGGCACATATACTGCGCATCCAAATTTTTTtaaatgggatatattaggttcatgacccaaaactaattgcaatggggaatatttatgataatttatcggtCTAAGACGAACTAGCATTGCAGCATGTAAAATGGCATAACCCCAAACATAAATGGGTAATCTCGTTTTCATGAGTAAcgatcttgctatcaattgcagacaattaatcaaagactctgcgatgccattttgagtgtgaacatgagctacaagATGTTCCACtcttatcccaattgataagcaataatcattaaatgcttggtgttacacctcttttttcccgaggggatatgagaatttttctaattaaagtgataTTAATCGAAAGggggttatttatttaatcagagtcgccacttggaataatttatggtgtcccaagtcaccggttcattttaaatcccaaatcgaggaaattttgactcttatttatggtttgCGAACACAGAAggccgggtaaggaattctattaacccgggagaaggtgtgaggcactcccggattccgtagttttagcacggtcactcaactattaataattggcctaattatctgatttaatatatATTTGAGACCTATTGTacatttttaccttttaaaaccgcttttagtatttatgaaatttgtttgaacacgtcgcgatgtcgcgcacttatttacttttgtacacattgcgaatcaTGTCACGTGAACCGTACCCACGAtctacaacatatttatttttattattatttgaagttatggtcgggtcacatgaaatgcgcATCCGAATTGGGGATTATGTATCAGGACTATGCTacgagaaccgtacccatagcCGTGATGATTTATTTAATTAACGCTAGCCTATACTAATGCTTCCTCCACGATATCCGTCATGGCCTCCAACTACATGTACTACGGGGTATACCCTGGATAAAATATGTACAAATTCTTCGAGGCATTCCCGAGATGATAATAAACTTAGGGGGACAACCTCTTGCCTCGATACTAAAATAGAAACTCCTAAAAGTTTGCATAATGAACGTACAGCCTAGCATGCTACTAGCAATCCAAGCAAAACAAGTAACACAATTAACATGATAATTTCAATTTTCATTCTTGGTGTCCAACTCCACTGCTCAATAGAATAAAATAAGCAACAAAGCTAATTCTTGATTCTTTTAATTCTAGACTAAATAATACCAAGTCAGATCATATTTACCCAACCATTAGACATATTTATCCAAGTCTACTTCACATTTATAAAGCTAACTCCCTTGATTAAAAACACTATTTCAATCCAATTTGAACCTATAAAGGTTCCGTCTCAACTTTCATTAAACCAACTCAATAACGTTAATTGAAAACTATATGCTGATTAAATATAAAAGCAAAACAAATTCAAGTAATAGAGTAccaatcaaaataaataatagGAAGATAGATAGTATAACATGAGTGAAAAGGAAAAGTGAATCTTCAAGTAGCAAAAATTCCTCTCTGAATATTGAGTTAGTACAGAACCTCCGCCTAAACTCATCTAGCAACAACGAAACACGAACTAAACCACGAACGGACCTCGACGGTGGCCGGAAGTTTGCCGGAAAACTCGAACTAAACCAAAACGACGAAGCTGAACTCCGGCTGATTTTGAGGTTGTTTTCGGCTATTTTTGAGCTAGGTTTTGGACTGAAACAATGGTATTTTAGAGGTTGTTTGGCTGGAATATTGATGTGAAAACACGGGATGTTTAAGGGTGCTAAAAGGGACGGTACTACAACTGCGTTTTCATGACTTTTTGGTGCTGAAGTACTGCGCTTCTTGGAGTTTTTGGATAGAAATTTTGCTGAGTTTTGGAGGTTGTTTTAGGGTGGTTGTTGGCTGGTTGATTGTGCTAAGGAATGTGCTTGATGCTGGGAGTGGAGAAGGAAGGGAGCAGTTGCTTCTTT of Nicotiana tomentosiformis chromosome 7, ASM39032v3, whole genome shotgun sequence contains these proteins:
- the LOC104090884 gene encoding putative multidrug resistance protein → MGNNKGGMFRFADKTDKLLMFFGTLGSMGDGLQIPLMMFVLSEVINDYGNLSSSVSMHIVNKYSLWLLYVAIGVGLSAFVEGLCWARTAERQTSRMRLEYLKSVLRQEVGFFDTQAAESSTTYQVISTVSADSTTIQVTIGEKIPDCLAYMSSFLFCHIFAFVLSWKITLAAIPFTLMFIIPGLGFGTMMMNVGMQMIESYGVAGGIAEQAISSIRTLYSYVAENQTLDKFSQSLQKVMELGIKQGFARGLLLGSLGMVYISWAFQAWLGSILVSKHGEKGGDVFVAGFNVLMGGLNILSALPNLTAITEAKSAAIRITEMIDRHPAIDTEDKKGKALSYVRGEIEFNGVYFNYPSRPDTPILQGLNLRISPGKTTGLVGGSGSGKSTIISLLQRFYDPIEGDISLDGHKIKKLHLKWLRSQMGLVNQEPILFATTIKENILFGKEGTTMEEVEKAAKAANAHDFIIKLPDAYETQVGQFGLQLSGGQKQRIAIARALIRDPKVLLLDEATSALDSESERVVQEALDHASMGRTAIVIAHRLSTIRMANRIVVLQQGRVIESGTHEELMQMTDGEGGEYYKMVQLQQLATLNDVANTPSQKTGGRSSYRKGTTPQSPFNMISSAAATPVMYPFSPAFSRSAPFSAPYSVQFEESYESDDSHFTKEVYRAPSQLRLLQMNAPEWGRALLGCIGAIGSGAVQPINAYCVGAVISVYFRTDKSSIQSHARVYSFVFTGLAVFNFFTNLLQHYNFAVMGEKLTRRIREKLLAKLMTFEIGWFDQDENMSAAICARLSTEANMVRSLVGDRMSLLAQAFFAATFAYTLGLFLTWKLALVMMAAQPLLIGSFYGRSVLMKSMSGKAQKAQREGSQLASEAVINHRTITAFSSQRRIVGLFKATLEGPRKESIRQSWYAGVGLCSSQFLAAASTALAYWYGGKLLSQGEISPEKLFQAFLALLFTAYTIAEAGSMTKDISRGSNAVGSVFAILDRNTEINPDHSSAIDAMRTQIRGHVELKRVFFAYPSRPDQLIFRGLSLEISAGTTVALVGQSGCGKSTIIGLIERFYDSDKGSVYIDEKDIKDYNLRSLRKSIALVSQEPTLFAGTIYENIAYGKENAKESEIRKAAVLANAHEFISGMNDGYETQCGQRGVQLSGGQKQRIAIARAILKNPKILLLDEATSALDTVSESAIQEALEKMMVGRTCIVVAHRLSTIQKATSIAVIKDGIVAEQGSHSDLLSIGKNGSYYSLVKLQGGNSPYR